A stretch of Eschrichtius robustus isolate mEscRob2 chromosome 6, mEscRob2.pri, whole genome shotgun sequence DNA encodes these proteins:
- the FTCD gene encoding formimidoyltransferase-cyclodeaminase isoform X2: MSQLVECVPNFSEGKNQEVIDAISRAVVQTPGCVLLDVDAGPSTNRTVYTFVGRPEDVVEGALNAARAAHRLIDMGRHRGEHPRMGALDVCPFIPVRGVTMDECVLCAQAFGQRLAEELGVPVYLYGEAARTASRQSLPAIRAGEYEALPEKLKQAEWAPDFGPSSFVPSWGATVTGARKFLIAFNVNLLSTREQAHRIALDLREQGRGKDRPGRLRKVQGIGWYLDEKNLAQVSMNLLDFEVTGLHTVYEETCREAQGLSLPVVGSQLVGLVPLKALLDVAAFYCEKENLFVLEEGQRLRLVVNRLGLDSLSSFNPKERIIEYLVPEAGPEQSLVDQPLRTFVREVGARSAAPGGGSVAAASAAMGAALASMAGLMTYGRRQFEHLDATVRRLIPPFHAAWAELTTMVDADARAFEAYLKATKLPKNTPEDKDRRAAALQEGLKRAVAVPLALAEMVTSLWPALQELALCVNLACRSDLQVAVKALETGVFGAYFNVLINLKDVTDDAFKDQEAKTQAALVLDQLEARQE; encoded by the exons ATGTCCCAGCTGGTAGAATGTGTCCCCAACTTCTCGGAGGGGAAGAACCAGGAG GTGATCGACGCCATCTCCCGAGCGGTGGTGCAGACCCCGGGCTGCGTGCTGCTGGACGTGGACGCTGGCCCCTCCACCAACCGCACCGTCTACACCTTCGTGGGGCGCCCCGAGGACGTGGTGGAGGGGGCCCTCAACGCCGCCCGGGCCGCCCACCGGCTCATCGACATGGGCAGGCACAGAG GGGAGCACCCTCGGATGGGCGCCCTGGACGTGTGCCCCTTCATCCCAGTGCGGGGCGTCACCATGGACGAATGCGTGCTCTGTGCTCAGGCCTTTGGCCAGAGGCTGGCAGAGGAGCTGGGTGTGCCAG TGTACCTGTACGGCGAGGCAGCACGGACGGCCAGCCGCCAGTCTCTGCCGGCCATCCGGGCCGGGGAGTACGAGGCCCTGCCTGAGAAG CTCAAGCAGGCTGAATGGGCGCCCGACTTCGGCCCCAGCTCCTTCGTCCCCAGCTGGGGGGCCACTGTCACGGGGGCGCGGAAGTTCCTCATCGCGTTCAACGTCAACCTGCTCAGCACCAGGGAGCAGGCGCACCGCATCGCCCTCGACCTGCGGGAGCAGGGCCGCGGCAAGGACCGG CCAGGACGCCTGAGAAAGGTGCAGGGCATCGGCTGGTACCTGGATGAGAAGAACCTGGCTCAGGTGTCTATGAACCTCCTGGACTTTGAGGTCACAGGGCTGCACACGGTCTACGAGGAGACCTGCAGAGAAGCCCAG GGGCTGAGCCTCCCAGTGGTGGGCTCGCAGCTGGTGGGCCTGGTGCCTCTGAAGGCCCTGCTGGACGTGGCCGCCTTCTACTGCGAGAAGGAGAACCTCTTTGTTCTGGAGGAGGGGCAGCGGCTccggctg GTGGTGAACCGGCTGGGCCTGGACTCCCTGTCCTCCTTCAACCCCAAGGAGCGGATCATCGA GTACCTGGTCCCCGAGGCCGGCCCAGAGCAGAGCCTGGTCGACCAGCCCCTGCGCACCTTCGTCCGTGAGGTGGGCGCCCGCTCGGCAGCCCCAGGGGGCGGTTCCGTGGCCGCAGCCAGTGCAGCCATG GGCGCCGCGCTCGCCTCCATGGCCGGCCTGATGACCTACGGGCGGCGCCAGTTCGAACACCTGGACGCGACCGTGCGGCGCCTGATTCCCCCCTTCCACGCGGCCTGGGCTGAGCTGACCACGATGGTGGACGCCGACGCCCGGGCCTTCGAGGCCTACCTG AAAGCAACGAAGCTGCCCAAGAACACACCTGAGGACAAGGACAG ACGCGCGGCTGCCCTGCAGGAGGGGCTGAAGCGGGCGGTGGCCGTGCCCCTGGCGCTGGCGGAGATGGTGACGTCGCTGTGGCCGGCGCTGCAGGAGCTGGCCCTGTGCGTGAACCTGGCCTGCCGGTCGGACCTGCAG GTGGCAGTGAAGGCCCTGGAGACGGGAGTGTTTGGTGCGTATTTCAATGTGCTCATCAACCTGAAGGATGTCACCGATGACGCGTTTAAGGACCAG
- the FTCD gene encoding formimidoyltransferase-cyclodeaminase isoform X3, which produces MSQLVECVPNFSEGKNQEVIDAISRAVVQTPGCVLLDVDAGPSTNRTVYTFVGRPEDVVEGALNAARAAHRLIDMGRHRGEHPRMGALDVCPFIPVRGVTMDECVLCAQAFGQRLAEELGVPVYLYGEAARTASRQSLPAIRAGEYEALPEKLKQAEWAPDFGPSSFVPSWGATVTGARKFLIAFNVNLLSTREQAHRIALDLREQGRGKDRPGRLRKVQGIGWYLDEKNLAQVSMNLLDFEVTGLHTVYEETCREAQVVNRLGLDSLSSFNPKERIIEYLVPEAGPEQSLVDQPLRTFVREVGARSAAPGGGSVAAASAAMGAALASMAGLMTYGRRQFEHLDATVRRLIPPFHAAWAELTTMVDADARAFEAYLKATKLPKNTPEDKDRRAAALQEGLKRAVAVPLALAEMVTSLWPALQELALCVNLACRSDLQVAVKALETGVFGAYFNVLINLKDVTDDAFKDQVRQRISGLLQEAKTQAALVLDQLEARQE; this is translated from the exons ATGTCCCAGCTGGTAGAATGTGTCCCCAACTTCTCGGAGGGGAAGAACCAGGAG GTGATCGACGCCATCTCCCGAGCGGTGGTGCAGACCCCGGGCTGCGTGCTGCTGGACGTGGACGCTGGCCCCTCCACCAACCGCACCGTCTACACCTTCGTGGGGCGCCCCGAGGACGTGGTGGAGGGGGCCCTCAACGCCGCCCGGGCCGCCCACCGGCTCATCGACATGGGCAGGCACAGAG GGGAGCACCCTCGGATGGGCGCCCTGGACGTGTGCCCCTTCATCCCAGTGCGGGGCGTCACCATGGACGAATGCGTGCTCTGTGCTCAGGCCTTTGGCCAGAGGCTGGCAGAGGAGCTGGGTGTGCCAG TGTACCTGTACGGCGAGGCAGCACGGACGGCCAGCCGCCAGTCTCTGCCGGCCATCCGGGCCGGGGAGTACGAGGCCCTGCCTGAGAAG CTCAAGCAGGCTGAATGGGCGCCCGACTTCGGCCCCAGCTCCTTCGTCCCCAGCTGGGGGGCCACTGTCACGGGGGCGCGGAAGTTCCTCATCGCGTTCAACGTCAACCTGCTCAGCACCAGGGAGCAGGCGCACCGCATCGCCCTCGACCTGCGGGAGCAGGGCCGCGGCAAGGACCGG CCAGGACGCCTGAGAAAGGTGCAGGGCATCGGCTGGTACCTGGATGAGAAGAACCTGGCTCAGGTGTCTATGAACCTCCTGGACTTTGAGGTCACAGGGCTGCACACGGTCTACGAGGAGACCTGCAGAGAAGCCCAG GTGGTGAACCGGCTGGGCCTGGACTCCCTGTCCTCCTTCAACCCCAAGGAGCGGATCATCGA GTACCTGGTCCCCGAGGCCGGCCCAGAGCAGAGCCTGGTCGACCAGCCCCTGCGCACCTTCGTCCGTGAGGTGGGCGCCCGCTCGGCAGCCCCAGGGGGCGGTTCCGTGGCCGCAGCCAGTGCAGCCATG GGCGCCGCGCTCGCCTCCATGGCCGGCCTGATGACCTACGGGCGGCGCCAGTTCGAACACCTGGACGCGACCGTGCGGCGCCTGATTCCCCCCTTCCACGCGGCCTGGGCTGAGCTGACCACGATGGTGGACGCCGACGCCCGGGCCTTCGAGGCCTACCTG AAAGCAACGAAGCTGCCCAAGAACACACCTGAGGACAAGGACAG ACGCGCGGCTGCCCTGCAGGAGGGGCTGAAGCGGGCGGTGGCCGTGCCCCTGGCGCTGGCGGAGATGGTGACGTCGCTGTGGCCGGCGCTGCAGGAGCTGGCCCTGTGCGTGAACCTGGCCTGCCGGTCGGACCTGCAG GTGGCAGTGAAGGCCCTGGAGACGGGAGTGTTTGGTGCGTATTTCAATGTGCTCATCAACCTGAAGGATGTCACCGATGACGCGTTTAAGGACCAG
- the FTCD gene encoding formimidoyltransferase-cyclodeaminase isoform X1 yields MSQLVECVPNFSEGKNQEVIDAISRAVVQTPGCVLLDVDAGPSTNRTVYTFVGRPEDVVEGALNAARAAHRLIDMGRHRGEHPRMGALDVCPFIPVRGVTMDECVLCAQAFGQRLAEELGVPVYLYGEAARTASRQSLPAIRAGEYEALPEKLKQAEWAPDFGPSSFVPSWGATVTGARKFLIAFNVNLLSTREQAHRIALDLREQGRGKDRPGRLRKVQGIGWYLDEKNLAQVSMNLLDFEVTGLHTVYEETCREAQGLSLPVVGSQLVGLVPLKALLDVAAFYCEKENLFVLEEGQRLRLVVNRLGLDSLSSFNPKERIIEYLVPEAGPEQSLVDQPLRTFVREVGARSAAPGGGSVAAASAAMGAALASMAGLMTYGRRQFEHLDATVRRLIPPFHAAWAELTTMVDADARAFEAYLKATKLPKNTPEDKDRRAAALQEGLKRAVAVPLALAEMVTSLWPALQELALCVNLACRSDLQVAVKALETGVFGAYFNVLINLKDVTDDAFKDQVRQRISGLLQEAKTQAALVLDQLEARQE; encoded by the exons ATGTCCCAGCTGGTAGAATGTGTCCCCAACTTCTCGGAGGGGAAGAACCAGGAG GTGATCGACGCCATCTCCCGAGCGGTGGTGCAGACCCCGGGCTGCGTGCTGCTGGACGTGGACGCTGGCCCCTCCACCAACCGCACCGTCTACACCTTCGTGGGGCGCCCCGAGGACGTGGTGGAGGGGGCCCTCAACGCCGCCCGGGCCGCCCACCGGCTCATCGACATGGGCAGGCACAGAG GGGAGCACCCTCGGATGGGCGCCCTGGACGTGTGCCCCTTCATCCCAGTGCGGGGCGTCACCATGGACGAATGCGTGCTCTGTGCTCAGGCCTTTGGCCAGAGGCTGGCAGAGGAGCTGGGTGTGCCAG TGTACCTGTACGGCGAGGCAGCACGGACGGCCAGCCGCCAGTCTCTGCCGGCCATCCGGGCCGGGGAGTACGAGGCCCTGCCTGAGAAG CTCAAGCAGGCTGAATGGGCGCCCGACTTCGGCCCCAGCTCCTTCGTCCCCAGCTGGGGGGCCACTGTCACGGGGGCGCGGAAGTTCCTCATCGCGTTCAACGTCAACCTGCTCAGCACCAGGGAGCAGGCGCACCGCATCGCCCTCGACCTGCGGGAGCAGGGCCGCGGCAAGGACCGG CCAGGACGCCTGAGAAAGGTGCAGGGCATCGGCTGGTACCTGGATGAGAAGAACCTGGCTCAGGTGTCTATGAACCTCCTGGACTTTGAGGTCACAGGGCTGCACACGGTCTACGAGGAGACCTGCAGAGAAGCCCAG GGGCTGAGCCTCCCAGTGGTGGGCTCGCAGCTGGTGGGCCTGGTGCCTCTGAAGGCCCTGCTGGACGTGGCCGCCTTCTACTGCGAGAAGGAGAACCTCTTTGTTCTGGAGGAGGGGCAGCGGCTccggctg GTGGTGAACCGGCTGGGCCTGGACTCCCTGTCCTCCTTCAACCCCAAGGAGCGGATCATCGA GTACCTGGTCCCCGAGGCCGGCCCAGAGCAGAGCCTGGTCGACCAGCCCCTGCGCACCTTCGTCCGTGAGGTGGGCGCCCGCTCGGCAGCCCCAGGGGGCGGTTCCGTGGCCGCAGCCAGTGCAGCCATG GGCGCCGCGCTCGCCTCCATGGCCGGCCTGATGACCTACGGGCGGCGCCAGTTCGAACACCTGGACGCGACCGTGCGGCGCCTGATTCCCCCCTTCCACGCGGCCTGGGCTGAGCTGACCACGATGGTGGACGCCGACGCCCGGGCCTTCGAGGCCTACCTG AAAGCAACGAAGCTGCCCAAGAACACACCTGAGGACAAGGACAG ACGCGCGGCTGCCCTGCAGGAGGGGCTGAAGCGGGCGGTGGCCGTGCCCCTGGCGCTGGCGGAGATGGTGACGTCGCTGTGGCCGGCGCTGCAGGAGCTGGCCCTGTGCGTGAACCTGGCCTGCCGGTCGGACCTGCAG GTGGCAGTGAAGGCCCTGGAGACGGGAGTGTTTGGTGCGTATTTCAATGTGCTCATCAACCTGAAGGATGTCACCGATGACGCGTTTAAGGACCAG